A genomic window from Blastococcus saxobsidens DD2 includes:
- a CDS encoding methyl-accepting chemotaxis protein, protein MVASAAEEVSRNVQTVAAGAEEMGASIREIATNAAEASEVASRAVTAAQATTATVTKLGESSAEIGNIVKVITSIAEQTNLLALNATIEAARAGEAGKGFAVVANEVKELAQETAKATEDIAQRVQAIQGDTTAAVTAIEEISMIVGQISDRQTTIASAVEEQTATTNEMSRSVTEAAGGSGQIADNIVGVSTAAESTTQALTQTRVAVDELSRMAADLRSSVARFTY, encoded by the coding sequence GTGGTCGCCTCGGCGGCCGAGGAGGTCAGCCGCAACGTGCAGACCGTCGCCGCAGGTGCCGAGGAGATGGGTGCCAGCATCCGGGAGATCGCCACCAACGCCGCCGAGGCCAGTGAGGTGGCCTCCCGCGCGGTGACCGCGGCGCAGGCGACGACGGCGACGGTGACCAAGCTGGGCGAGTCCTCCGCCGAGATCGGCAACATCGTGAAGGTCATCACCAGCATCGCCGAGCAGACCAACCTGCTCGCGCTCAACGCCACCATCGAGGCGGCGCGCGCCGGCGAGGCCGGCAAGGGCTTCGCGGTGGTGGCCAACGAGGTCAAGGAGCTGGCCCAGGAGACGGCCAAGGCGACCGAGGACATCGCCCAGCGGGTGCAAGCCATCCAGGGCGACACCACCGCGGCGGTGACCGCGATCGAGGAGATCTCGATGATCGTGGGTCAGATCAGCGACCGGCAGACCACCATCGCCAGCGCGGTGGAGGAGCAGACCGCCACCACGAACGAGATGTCGCGCTCGGTCACCGAGGCCGCCGGCGGCTCGGGGCAGATCGCCGACAACATCGTCGGGGTCTCGACCGCCGCGGAATCCACCACCCAGGCGCTGACCCAGACCCGCGTCGCGGTCGACGAGCTCTCCCGGATGGCCGCCGACCTGCGCAGCAGCGTCGCCCGGTTCACCTACTGA
- a CDS encoding MCP four helix bundle domain-containing protein, with amino-acid sequence MSASGQLRGRLRAECRGRRQWGDRGVKTKILAAVAVPAAAAGVIGILGMQAMGEATTQANSLYENNVTAVAATGDMNRLISEMRIVARDALLAPTPQETQLELEQLDRLRAEFDAVAETYTAGGLGERRQVAFDELAAALGEYELNQEELLAPLAAAGDIPQWIAVNEAEVSPLTEAMTEAVLRLRELEGEEAQTAVAAIDSSAATQTTISLIIMIVGLLIAVGVGLVVATGIARATRKVRDVTDALAQGDLTHSTGLTTRDELGQMGQALDSAVADLRSVMASVVGSADAVAASSEELSASSA; translated from the coding sequence ATGTCCGCCAGCGGGCAACTTCGTGGCCGTCTCCGGGCAGAATGCCGTGGCCGCCGACAGTGGGGTGACCGCGGTGTCAAGACCAAGATCCTGGCGGCGGTCGCCGTGCCCGCTGCCGCGGCCGGCGTCATCGGGATCCTGGGCATGCAGGCGATGGGCGAGGCCACTACCCAGGCCAATTCTCTTTACGAGAACAACGTTACGGCCGTCGCGGCCACCGGGGACATGAACCGGCTGATCAGCGAGATGCGCATCGTGGCCCGGGATGCCCTGCTGGCACCTACTCCGCAGGAGACGCAGCTCGAGCTTGAGCAGCTGGACAGGCTCCGGGCGGAGTTCGACGCCGTCGCGGAGACGTACACCGCGGGTGGGTTGGGTGAGCGGCGCCAGGTCGCCTTCGATGAGCTGGCCGCGGCGCTCGGCGAGTACGAGCTGAATCAGGAAGAGTTGTTGGCGCCGTTGGCGGCGGCCGGTGACATCCCGCAGTGGATCGCTGTGAACGAGGCTGAGGTCTCGCCCTTGACAGAGGCCATGACCGAGGCCGTCCTGAGGCTGCGTGAACTCGAGGGCGAGGAGGCGCAGACGGCCGTCGCGGCCATCGACTCCTCCGCCGCGACGCAGACGACCATCTCCTTGATCATCATGATCGTTGGCCTTCTCATCGCCGTCGGCGTGGGCCTGGTCGTCGCTACGGGGATCGCCCGGGCCACGCGCAAGGTTCGGGACGTCACCGACGCCCTCGCCCAGGGCGATCTGACGCACAGCACTGGGCTCACCACCCGCGACGAGCTGGGGCAGATGGGTCAGGCGCTGGACTCCGCGGTTGCCGACCTGCGGTCGGTGATGGCATCGGTCGTCGGATCGGCCGATGCGGTGGCGGCGTCGTCGGAGGAGCTAAGCGCCTCGTCGGCGTAG
- the istA gene encoding IS21 family transposase, protein MKSAGEIMEILEAFDLTGSYRDAGELAGCSHHTVAHYVGRREAGGISDRPAARPRLIDEFLPKVEEWMERSKGTIRADKAHEKLVALGYTGSERTTRRAVAEVRTAFRAGRVRVHRPWVTEPGMWLQYDFGDGPLIGGARTTLFCAWLAWARFRVVLAIRDKTTASVFAALDVTLRRLGGAPTYVLTDNEKTVTVEHVAGMPVRNQQTVAFARHYGITIHTCEPADPASKGGSENTVKLAKADLVPTDTNLREAYGSFAELEAACEAFCDQVNARIHRVTRRAPVDMLAEEQQRLHPIPAAPHTVALGVTRTVAVNTPLVTFDGGQYSVPHTLLSATVWVRVHGQGSGERVVIVHVGDAGPVEVARHARATPGSPQLIDEHFPPAPVGALDRQPKPKTAAEVEFLALGDGARLWLTEAAAVGTTKMRVKMAAAVTMAKLVGSGEVDWALGHAAVHARFAEADLGSILEHRSAGTNGTRHSAAEDRSLTQGTAGWAALGAAPTTGPSAKPGAAPDTDADAEVTR, encoded by the coding sequence GTGAAGTCTGCAGGGGAGATCATGGAAATTCTGGAAGCGTTCGACCTGACCGGGTCCTACCGCGATGCCGGCGAGCTGGCCGGCTGCTCGCATCACACCGTCGCGCACTACGTCGGGCGGCGTGAGGCCGGCGGGATCAGCGATCGGCCGGCGGCGCGCCCGCGGCTGATCGATGAGTTCCTGCCCAAGGTCGAGGAGTGGATGGAGCGCTCGAAGGGCACGATCCGCGCGGACAAGGCCCACGAGAAGCTCGTTGCCCTCGGCTACACCGGCTCGGAGCGCACCACCCGCCGCGCGGTCGCGGAGGTGCGGACAGCGTTTCGGGCCGGGCGGGTGCGGGTGCACCGGCCGTGGGTGACCGAGCCGGGCATGTGGCTGCAGTACGACTTCGGCGACGGCCCGCTCATCGGCGGGGCGAGGACCACGCTGTTCTGCGCGTGGCTGGCCTGGGCACGGTTCCGGGTGGTGCTGGCGATCCGGGACAAGACCACCGCCAGCGTGTTCGCCGCGCTGGACGTGACGCTGCGCCGCCTGGGTGGGGCGCCGACGTACGTGCTGACCGACAACGAGAAGACCGTCACCGTCGAACACGTCGCCGGGATGCCGGTGCGCAATCAGCAGACCGTCGCCTTCGCCCGGCACTACGGGATCACGATCCACACCTGCGAGCCGGCCGACCCCGCCTCCAAGGGCGGCAGCGAGAACACTGTGAAGCTGGCCAAGGCCGACCTGGTGCCCACCGACACCAACCTGCGGGAGGCCTACGGCTCCTTCGCCGAGCTGGAGGCCGCCTGCGAGGCGTTCTGCGACCAGGTCAACGCCCGGATCCACCGGGTGACCCGCCGTGCTCCGGTGGACATGCTGGCCGAGGAGCAGCAGCGGCTGCACCCGATCCCGGCCGCGCCGCACACCGTCGCGCTCGGGGTGACCCGCACGGTGGCGGTGAACACGCCGCTGGTCACCTTCGACGGCGGGCAGTACTCGGTGCCGCACACCCTGCTGAGCGCCACCGTCTGGGTCCGGGTCCACGGGCAAGGCTCCGGTGAGCGGGTGGTGATCGTGCACGTCGGTGACGCCGGGCCGGTCGAGGTTGCCCGCCACGCCCGCGCCACCCCGGGCAGCCCGCAGCTGATCGATGAGCACTTCCCGCCCGCACCGGTCGGCGCGCTGGACCGCCAGCCCAAGCCGAAGACCGCCGCCGAGGTGGAGTTCCTGGCTCTGGGCGACGGGGCCCGGCTGTGGTTGACCGAGGCCGCCGCGGTGGGCACGACCAAGATGCGGGTCAAGATGGCCGCCGCGGTGACGATGGCCAAGCTCGTCGGCTCGGGCGAGGTGGACTGGGCGCTGGGGCACGCCGCGGTGCATGCCCGCTTCGCCGAGGCCGACCTGGGCTCGATCCTCGAACACCGGTCCGCCGGCACGAACGGGACCAGGCATTCCGCGGCCGAGGACCGCAGCCTGACCCAGGGCACCGCGGGCTGGGCCGCCCTCGGCGCCGCACCGACCACCGGTCCCAGCGCCAAGCCAGGCGCCGCCCCCGACACCGACGCCGACGCCGAGGTGACCCGATGA
- the istB gene encoding IS21-like element helper ATPase IstB has translation MTAATRSASAVAVGPAVGTPAAPALPDDLETLLRRLRLPHVRRHAADVLATAKAQRWDPAEVLRVLLGEEVAGRDRSALATRRAAAAFPTGKTFDAWTPEASSIPAPTQQALRTLEWLHRRENLVICGPSGTGKTFLLEALGSSAVEQGLKVAWFTLEDLGLLVRRHRADDTVTKAIARVLRADLVVIDDIGLLPVATDAAEGLYRLVDAAYEKRSVAVSSNLHPAAFDELMPKTLATATVDRLLHHAHVCQTSGDSVRLSQALAGQGVRPLT, from the coding sequence ATGACCGCCGCCACGAGGTCGGCATCCGCGGTGGCGGTCGGACCGGCGGTCGGGACGCCGGCGGCACCGGCGCTGCCGGATGATCTGGAGACGCTGCTGCGCCGGCTGCGGCTGCCCCACGTCCGCCGGCATGCCGCTGACGTGCTGGCCACGGCCAAGGCCCAGCGCTGGGACCCGGCCGAGGTGCTGCGCGTGCTGCTCGGGGAGGAGGTCGCCGGCCGGGACCGCTCGGCGTTGGCCACCCGGCGGGCCGCCGCCGCGTTCCCCACGGGGAAGACTTTCGACGCCTGGACGCCGGAGGCCAGCAGCATCCCTGCCCCAACGCAGCAGGCGCTGCGGACGTTGGAGTGGCTGCACCGGCGGGAGAACCTGGTCATCTGCGGTCCCTCCGGCACCGGGAAGACGTTCCTGCTCGAGGCGCTGGGCTCCTCCGCGGTCGAACAAGGGCTCAAGGTCGCCTGGTTCACCCTGGAGGACCTCGGGCTGCTGGTCCGCCGGCACCGCGCCGATGACACCGTCACCAAGGCCATCGCCCGCGTGCTGCGCGCCGACCTCGTGGTGATCGACGACATCGGCCTACTCCCGGTCGCCACCGACGCAGCCGAAGGGCTCTACCGACTCGTCGACGCCGCCTACGAGAAGCGCTCGGTCGCCGTCTCCAGCAACCTGCACCCGGCAGCCTTCGACGAGCTCATGCCCAAGACCCTCGCCACCGCGACAGTCGACCGGCTGCTGCACCACGCCCACGTCTGCCAGACCAGCGGCGACAGCGTCCGCCTCTCCCAGGCCCTGGCCGGGCAGGGGGTGAGGCCACTGACCTGA